A window of Staphylococcus saprophyticus subsp. saprophyticus ATCC 15305 = NCTC 7292 contains these coding sequences:
- a CDS encoding thiazole synthase gives MFKIGNFTLNSRLLLGTGKFDNEEIQTQAIAAAETEVLTFAVRRMNLYDKDLPNPLAKVDLSKFITFPNTAGAKTAKEAVRIAEIANHAGVCDMIKVEVIGDDETLLPDPLETYEACKVLLEKGYTVCPYISNDVVLAKRLEELGVHAIMPLASPIGTGRGINNPLNLRYIIERVNVPVIVDAGIGSPKDACHAMELGADGILLNTAISSAADPVKMAEAMNKGISAGRLSYEAGRIPVKYTAQASSPTEGIGFL, from the coding sequence ATGTTTAAAATAGGCAACTTTACATTAAATTCAAGATTATTATTAGGTACAGGAAAATTTGATAATGAAGAGATACAAACTCAGGCTATTGCAGCAGCAGAAACAGAAGTATTAACTTTTGCAGTGAGACGCATGAATTTATATGACAAAGATTTACCAAATCCATTAGCAAAAGTTGATTTATCGAAATTCATCACATTTCCAAATACAGCTGGAGCTAAGACAGCTAAAGAAGCAGTTCGTATAGCAGAAATTGCTAATCATGCAGGTGTTTGTGACATGATTAAGGTAGAAGTCATTGGTGATGACGAAACATTACTGCCAGACCCATTAGAAACATATGAAGCATGCAAAGTGTTACTGGAAAAAGGTTACACGGTCTGTCCATATATATCTAATGATGTTGTCTTAGCGAAACGCTTAGAAGAGTTAGGCGTTCATGCAATTATGCCACTTGCCTCTCCTATTGGTACAGGGAGAGGAATCAATAATCCATTAAATTTGCGCTATATTATTGAACGTGTCAATGTACCAGTAATCGTAGATGCAGGTATTGGCTCACCTAAGGATGCTTGTCATGCAATGGAATTAGGTGCTGATGGTATTTTACTTAATACGGCAATATCAAGTGCAGCGGATCCTGTGAAAATGGCAGAAGCAATGAATAAAGGGATTAGTGCCGGAAGATTGAGTTATGAAGCAGGAAGAATACCTGTGAAGTATACAGCACAAGCATCGAGTCCAACTGAAGGAATTGGGTTCTTATGA
- the thiS gene encoding sulfur carrier protein ThiS yields the protein MKCKINGDVFNFEQPINIQEIIQSLGLDETRIIVEHNETLIKREQFTSRIVNDEDNLELLEFVGGG from the coding sequence ATGAAATGTAAGATTAATGGTGACGTATTTAACTTTGAACAACCAATTAATATACAAGAAATAATTCAATCATTGGGACTGGATGAAACACGTATTATTGTAGAGCATAATGAAACATTAATTAAGCGAGAACAATTTACATCTCGCATAGTCAATGATGAAGATAACTTAGAATTATTAGAATTTGTAGGAGGCGGTTAA
- a CDS encoding NAD(P)/FAD-dependent oxidoreductase, which produces MYDVIIIGSGVMGMSIARGLSQSFANIAVIDRDEAGKHASYKAGGMLGAQNEFTKNSALFSLATTSQKMFKPLRDSLLEEVGVDIEYLNSGLIKLATNHYDNKKIEQQYQFLRQHFASVERLSPTDVQHMSNGAITSKHTNGIYMPEDNQINANRYTKGLLKSLSNRHIDRIYQTTVTHIESIKDGYRVETRNGAYYTEKLIVTGGAWTGKLLQQYLPCETVIGVKGEALLVEQPDLNLNITMFLTNGCYVIPKLKNRYLIGATSYFNDYSVGVSNSGKSWLKSQALHYIPDLKNGKIINQWSGIRPYCQNEQPIMDEVDKDLFVIAGHYRNGILLSPLIGELMSQWIISGHRPKQLYDFQIRRGERNEM; this is translated from the coding sequence ATGTATGATGTCATTATTATTGGATCGGGAGTCATGGGCATGTCAATCGCACGTGGGTTAAGTCAGTCTTTTGCGAATATAGCTGTGATAGATAGAGATGAAGCAGGTAAGCATGCATCTTATAAAGCAGGTGGGATGTTAGGCGCGCAAAATGAATTCACCAAAAATAGTGCTTTGTTTAGTTTGGCAACAACTTCTCAAAAGATGTTCAAACCTCTAAGAGATAGTTTGTTGGAAGAGGTTGGCGTGGATATTGAGTATTTAAATAGTGGATTAATAAAATTGGCTACGAACCATTATGATAATAAAAAGATTGAACAGCAATATCAATTTTTAAGACAACATTTTGCATCTGTAGAACGTCTTAGTCCTACTGATGTTCAACACATGTCCAACGGTGCTATAACTTCAAAACATACAAATGGTATTTATATGCCTGAAGATAATCAAATCAATGCAAACCGCTATACTAAAGGGTTGTTGAAGTCATTATCAAATAGACATATAGATAGAATATACCAAACAACTGTAACCCATATTGAATCCATAAAAGATGGGTACCGTGTGGAGACACGAAATGGAGCTTATTATACTGAAAAGTTAATTGTCACAGGAGGCGCTTGGACAGGAAAACTTTTACAGCAATATTTACCTTGTGAAACGGTTATTGGGGTAAAAGGAGAAGCGCTATTGGTAGAACAACCTGATTTAAACTTGAATATTACCATGTTTCTGACTAATGGTTGTTACGTCATTCCAAAATTAAAAAATAGATATTTAATCGGTGCAACAAGTTACTTTAATGATTATTCAGTTGGGGTGTCTAATTCTGGTAAATCATGGCTTAAATCACAAGCTTTGCACTATATACCAGATTTGAAAAATGGAAAAATCATAAACCAATGGTCAGGTATACGGCCTTATTGTCAAAACGAACAGCCTATTATGGATGAAGTGGATAAAGACTTATTTGTCATTGCTGGCCATTATCGCAATGGAATTTTACTTTCGCCTTTAATAGGTGAGTTGATGAGTCAATGGATTATCAGTGGGCATAGGCCGAAACAATTGTATGATTTTCAGATTAGGAGAGGTGAACGAAATGAAATGTAA
- a CDS encoding thiamine phosphate synthase: MKILFIAITPYQDLSKSHIKHYCEIEGVIDYLLIRVPMNTEEVIQWVHGLLKNEFPKDKIIVHSDINVIIQCDLSAIHFRESDPYIEEVQASYPDMQISMSTHHKDAIANAKYLGLDFVLFGHVFETSSKPQQTPRAKSEVEEALQIDIPIIAIGGINQHTLSSLPNGFSGIAGISVFNQYSKEKLINMKEVWDGHV; the protein is encoded by the coding sequence GTGAAAATATTGTTTATTGCTATTACACCATATCAAGATTTGTCTAAATCACATATTAAGCATTACTGTGAAATCGAAGGCGTTATCGATTACTTATTAATAAGAGTGCCAATGAATACTGAAGAAGTCATTCAGTGGGTTCACGGATTACTAAAAAATGAGTTTCCTAAGGATAAGATTATTGTTCATAGTGATATCAATGTAATCATACAATGTGACTTGTCGGCAATTCATTTTAGGGAAAGTGATCCTTATATTGAGGAGGTACAAGCTAGTTATCCCGATATGCAAATAAGTATGTCTACGCACCATAAAGATGCTATTGCTAACGCTAAATATTTAGGGCTAGATTTTGTATTATTTGGACACGTATTCGAGACGTCATCTAAACCTCAACAAACACCTAGAGCAAAGTCGGAGGTTGAAGAAGCGCTACAAATTGATATTCCGATTATTGCAATTGGAGGTATTAATCAACATACTTTATCTTCTTTACCTAATGGATTTTCAGGAATAGCCGGTATTTCTGTTTTTAATCAATATTCGAAAGAAAAACTTATAAACATGAAGGAAGTGTGGGATGGACATGTATGA
- the xylB gene encoding xylulokinase yields MNEAVLGIDIGTSSVKVIAVSKEGEVLAKVSEGLDIIQLQSGCNEQQPDEWFEATKSCIRQILSASALSDIYIRGLSLSGQMHSLVVLDSTNKPLRNAILWNDTRSTHQCTTIEQQFGDYILSNPVLEGFTLTKLLWIKDNEPNNWNKIATFLLPKDYVRFKLTGKINMEYSDASSTLLLDPKQKSWSKTTGSQFRIHDIYPSLVSSGDFIGYVESSLAKSLGLTGEVAVFAGGGDNACGALGAGVIKSNDTLCSIGTSGTLLTCESGEGKTYRHNLHYFNHVVEDKSYVMGVTLAAGDSLNWLKKHVFPGLTFNQILSLASNSTIGSEGLLFAPYLSGERTPHGDSQIRGSFIGLSTLHTNADIARSVIEGITYSLYETLVHLREQGKDITHITSIGGGARNDFWLQLQADIFNAKVSKLKYEEGPCMGAAMLAIVGLSWYESLEDVVDQFIVYDRTFLPNEVHHERYVKYFEIYQEVYRQTRPITARLLELSL; encoded by the coding sequence TTGAATGAAGCAGTGTTAGGCATAGATATAGGTACAAGTTCAGTTAAAGTTATAGCCGTAAGTAAAGAAGGAGAAGTTCTAGCTAAAGTTAGTGAAGGACTTGATATAATACAACTTCAATCTGGGTGCAATGAGCAACAACCAGACGAATGGTTTGAGGCAACCAAGTCATGTATTAGACAAATATTAAGTGCTAGCGCGTTAAGCGACATTTATATTAGAGGCTTATCGTTATCTGGTCAAATGCATAGTTTAGTGGTATTAGATAGTACTAATAAACCCCTTCGAAATGCAATTTTATGGAATGATACTCGTTCAACCCATCAATGCACAACAATCGAACAACAATTTGGCGATTATATATTATCAAACCCAGTATTAGAAGGTTTTACATTAACGAAATTGCTTTGGATAAAAGATAATGAACCTAATAATTGGAACAAGATAGCAACGTTCCTATTACCTAAAGATTACGTGAGGTTTAAGCTAACTGGTAAAATAAATATGGAATATTCAGATGCTTCGAGCACATTATTATTGGACCCAAAACAAAAAAGTTGGTCAAAGACAACCGGCTCACAATTTCGCATTCACGACATTTATCCCTCACTTGTATCATCTGGAGATTTTATTGGATATGTAGAAAGCAGCCTAGCTAAATCATTAGGATTAACAGGGGAGGTAGCTGTTTTTGCTGGTGGTGGCGATAATGCATGTGGTGCACTTGGTGCAGGTGTTATCAAATCCAACGATACATTATGCAGTATTGGTACTTCTGGTACGTTATTAACTTGTGAATCAGGTGAAGGAAAGACGTATCGTCATAATTTGCACTATTTCAATCATGTTGTAGAAGATAAATCATATGTAATGGGCGTAACGCTTGCTGCTGGAGATAGTTTGAATTGGTTAAAAAAACATGTGTTTCCCGGTTTAACTTTTAACCAAATTTTAAGCTTAGCAAGTAACTCTACAATTGGTAGTGAAGGGTTGTTATTTGCCCCATACCTATCAGGTGAACGTACACCACATGGTGATTCGCAAATTAGAGGTAGCTTTATCGGGCTAAGCACTTTACATACAAATGCAGACATAGCGAGATCAGTAATTGAAGGTATTACTTATTCATTATATGAAACTTTGGTACATTTACGTGAACAAGGGAAGGACATAACGCACATTACATCAATCGGTGGCGGTGCAAGAAATGATTTTTGGTTACAATTGCAAGCAGATATATTTAATGCAAAAGTCAGTAAATTGAAATATGAAGAAGGGCCTTGTATGGGGGCGGCAATGCTAGCTATTGTCGGTTTGAGTTGGTATGAAAGCCTAGAAGATGTAGTTGATCAATTTATCGTCTATGATAGAACTTTTCTGCCGAATGAAGTGCATCATGAACGCTATGTTAAATACTTTGAAATATATCAAGAAGTCTATCGTCAGACACGACCGATAACAGCACGGTTGTTAGAGTTGTCTCTATAA
- a CDS encoding IS6-like element IS257 family transposase, whose translation MNYFRYKQFNKDVITVAVGYYLRYALSYRDISEILSERGVNVHHSTVYRWVQEYAPILYQIWKKKHKKAYYKWRIDETYIKIKGKWSYLYRAIDAEGHTLDIWLRKQRDNHSAYAFIKRLIKQFGKPQKVITDQAPSTKVAMAKVIKAFKLKPGCHCTSKYLNNLIEQDHRHIKVRKTRYQSINTAKNTLKGIECIYALYKKNRRSLQIYGFSPCHEISIMLAS comes from the coding sequence ATGAACTATTTCAGATATAAACAATTTAACAAGGATGTTATCACTGTAGCCGTTGGCTACTATCTAAGATATGCATTGAGTTATCGTGATATATCTGAAATATTAAGTGAACGTGGTGTAAACGTTCATCATTCAACGGTCTACCGTTGGGTTCAAGAATATGCCCCAATTTTGTATCAAATTTGGAAGAAAAAGCATAAAAAAGCTTATTACAAATGGCGTATTGATGAGACGTACATCAAAATAAAAGGAAAATGGAGCTATTTATATCGTGCCATTGATGCAGAGGGACATACATTAGATATTTGGTTGCGTAAGCAACGAGATAATCATTCAGCATATGCGTTTATCAAACGTCTCATTAAACAATTTGGTAAACCTCAAAAGGTAATTACAGATCAGGCACCTTCAACGAAGGTAGCAATGGCTAAAGTAATTAAAGCTTTTAAACTTAAACCTGGCTGTCATTGTACATCGAAATACCTGAATAACCTCATTGAGCAAGATCACCGTCATATTAAAGTAAGAAAGACAAGGTATCAAAGTATCAATACAGCAAAGAATACTTTAAAAGGTATTGAATGTATTTACGCTCTATATAAAAAGAACCGCAGGTCTCTTCAGATTTACGGATTTTCGCCATGCCACGAAATTAGCATCATGCTAGCAAGTTAA